A single genomic interval of Lathyrus oleraceus cultivar Zhongwan6 chromosome 7, CAAS_Psat_ZW6_1.0, whole genome shotgun sequence harbors:
- the LOC127101744 gene encoding uncharacterized protein LOC127101744 — MHVPTETSGSSSPNVSENEPFQMINLAYLVLDVASLSTIHPPPQKKATPSMSKNFKTYGKSSEPIIPSEDKTTVEEGSRSKGFEMRNLTMHAGGTENQMEVERSSIDNELRNEKAEESVPEHVALERRSKKKVDDCVPEYVSHERRSKKKVDHVVNVEELTSDEEPLTNIVTHGIAKRLQRRKGKTMVFEDSPSKEIKIKYGGLKSTPSRNSIGKSLVGPTRLWSKVVTPTRKRKVVSSSDSEFDVKKDVQDIMHVKRSATKKPHDVVLEAPLNNVSLHYVKNVERWNYIIQRRASLERELGKDTLKCKEVVELTEAVGLIKTVTKFGPCYV; from the exons ATGCATGTCCCAACTGAAACCAGTGGATCATCCTCCCCAAATGTTAGTGAAAATGAACCATTCCAAATGATCAACCTGGCTTATCTGGTCTTGGATGTTGCTTCCTTATCCACGATTCATCCACCCCCTCAGAAGAAAGCTACACCTTCTATGTCAAAGAATTTCAAGACTTATGGTAAGTCTTCTGAACCTATAAtccctagtgaagataaaactaCTGTTGAAGAAGGGTCTAGGTCTAaagggtttgagatgagaaacCTTACTATGCATGCTGGCGGCACTGAGAATCAAATGGAAGTGGAAAGGAGTTCCATTGATAACGAACTTAGGAA TGAAAAAGCTGAGGAAAGTGTTCCTGAACATGTTGCTCTTGAAAGAAGGAGTAAGAAGAAGGTTGATGATTGTGTCCCTGAGTATGTTTCTCATGAGAGAAGAAGTAAAAAGAAAGTTGATCATGTTGTCAATGTTGAAGAACTAACTTCTGATGAGGAACCTCTTACCAATATTGTGACTCATGGTATAGCCAAGAGACTACAGAGACGAAAAGGAAAGACAATGGTGTTTGAAGATTCTCCCTCCAAGgagataaaaataaaatatggtGGTTTGAAAAGCACTCCCTCTAGAAACTCTATAGGAAAATCTCTTGTTGGTCCTACTAGATTATGGAGTAAAGTTGTTACCCCTACTAGGAAGAGGAAAGTTGTCTCTTCTAGTGATTCTGAGTTTGATGTCAAAAAGGATGTCCAAGACATCATGCATGTAAAAAGATCTGCTACCAAGAAGCCTCATGATGTTGTGCTCGAGGCTCCACTGAATAATGTTTCTTTACATTATGTGAAGAATGTTGAAAGGTGGAATTATATTATTCAAAGGAGGGCATCTCTAGAGAGGGAATTGGGTAAGGATACCCTAAAATGTAAGG